The genomic interval ATAGCCATTAACGTGGCCATGACTGTAGGGTTAGCCCCGGTGATCGGGATACCATTACCTTTTGTCTCTTATGGGGGTACTTCTCTTTTAACCAACACGATTCTATTGTTTATTCTGGTTAGACTGGATGCCGACCGACAAATGGTTTTGCGCTAATTCCTTTGTGTCGACACAAAGGGTTTGGGATTGCGGAACAATTGTACCTTTACGAAATGAGAATTATCTCCCTCGCCGAAGGCAATTTCACAATCGACAAGTCTAAATTATTCGTTCCCTTTCATCCCGATGAACATGATCTGCAATCCCGGCCCACCGGAAGCTTACTCGTGGAAGTACAACCTTTTGTGGTGGTCACGGAAAAGGATGTACTTCTGCTTGACACCGGATTGGGGTTTGAGAAAAACGGACGTCTTCAACTTCATGCCAACCTGGAAGCCGTTGGTATTTCCCCCAGTCAGGTAACAAAAGTGCTGATGACGCATTTGCATAAAGACCATGCAGGGGGATTGACGAATGAGGATAAATTAAGCAGTCGCTACCATTTGAATTTCCCTGATGCCACGCATTATATTCATGAACGTGAAATGGAGTTTGCCTTTGAAAAAGGGTTTCCCTCTTACATACCTGCTGAGTTGGAGGAACTGCGCGGTTCGGATAAGGTTGTATTGTTAAAAGAAGATTCAGGGTTTATTGACGGGTATATTGAGTATCGGTTAACGGGCGCCCATTCTCCTTTTCATCAGGTTTTTTGGATACGGGAGGAGGAGGAAACAATTTTCTTTGGCGGGGATGATGCACCGCAATTGCAACAGATGAAACACCGGTTTGTGGCCAAATATGATCATAATGGAAAACTGGCGGCAGAACTCAGAAAGCAATGGTGGGAAGAAGGAAGAGAAAAAGGGTGGAGGTTTTTGTTCTATCACGACATTCGAGCAGCGGTTTGGTCCGGGGAGAACATGTAGAAAATTAGAAATAAGGAAGTAAGAGATGTTGTCTTTTACTTCCTTATTTTTTATTATAAAAAAATGGCCCGCCCTGAAAAGAGCTGGCCGTTGCTAACCTATGAAAAACACCAGGTTCAAAGATACAGTAAAAATGATTTTATTCCTTGTTTAGAACGCTTCCGCCCCGGCGCCGTATCTGGAGATTTCGGCGTTCTGCTTCATCTTTCAGGGCTTTGCGAAATTCAACAGCGGCTTTTTCCACTTTATCAGGATCTACGCGTTCCGGTCTTTCTTTGACGGTCTGACGGAATTGTTCGCGATAGCGGAGTTTGATCTCAATGACTCTTTGACGTTGTTTCAGCTGATCATTGGGGAATTCCCGGCGTGCCTGGCGGATCTCATTGAAATAACGGAGGAACAGCGGGAAGGTACGGTCAGCTTCATCCTTGGACAGGTTCAGGCGCTGCTGCATGTATTCGCGGAAGCGTTCTTTCACCTTTCCATTGGCATCCTCATCTCCCTCATCCTGGGCATGGAGCGCGGAGAAGGAAAAGAGAAGCATTCCTAATATGTATAAAATCTTTTTCATTTCAAGTCTGCATATGATTCTTTAATGTCAGTTCATTTCATCGGGTAATACTTCCATGAAATCGAGCAGTTCCTTGTCGGAAACGTCATTCAGATTGGTATTCCCCGTATTGGCAATGGGTTCCTGTTTGGTATCTACGGCGGCAATCGCTTCGGTCAGGTCAAGAAAATCATCCACCTCTTCTTTGCTGATCTCCTGGTTCTTTATGTCCTTACCCAATTGCTTGGCGATGGCTGTTTCCGGGTTTACATTCGACCGGTTGTTATCCAACAGCCGGATTCCGCCGATAACCACTGCACCGGTGATAACTGCGGCTATGGCATATCGCATGATGCGGTTACCCATTGACACCACTTTGGCCGGTTTTCCGAATGGTTGTTCTTTGGTTTCGGAAACAGGGATGGCGATGTTCTTTTCAAAATAGCCCGCAGGCACTTCGTAGGGAGTCTGCTTTCTCAGGCTGCTCAGCAAGGGAGACAGGCTTTCCAGCTCTTCCTGGCTCCGGATTCGGTTCAATACCGTTTCCGCCAGCCCTTCGAAATACCCTTTTGGCACAACAAAAACATTTTCAATGCTTTGTGTGGCAAGAGTGCTCTCCAGGGAGGCCAGTTCTTCTTGTATGTCTCTTTGCTTTTTCATGATCTGTTTACTTAGGACAATCTATCTACCCCAAAGTTTAATGATTTTTTATGTAGTCCTCGATTTTCTTGACCGCATGGTGGTAGCTCGCCTTTAGCGCGCCTTCACTGGTTTCCAAAACCCGGCTCATTTCCTCATAGGGCATTTCATCATAATACCGCAACTGGAACACAATCCTTTGTTTTTCAGGTAGTTGCTGTATAGCCAATTGGAGCCTCCATTCTAACTTGTTGGCATCGAAGTTCTGTTCTGCACGGATCTTGTTTTCAAGCCCTGTTTCTACCTCACTTAAAGAAACAGATGCCCTTTTTTTCTGTTGTTCCAGATAGGTCAGGCATTCGTTGGTAGCCACCCGGTAGAGCCAGGTATAAAGCTGACTGTCTTCCCTGAATTTTTCCAGCCCATTCCACACCCGGATCAGCACATTTTGCAATACATCATTGGCATCATCGTGGTTGACCACCATTCGGCGCAGGTGCCAGTAAAGTTTTTCCTGATATTTCCGGATGATAGCGGTGTATGCCTTTTCCCGCGTGGCGGGATCGCGGAACTGCTCTAATAATTCGGTATCGCTGGGGTTCGGCAAAGGCATTGGTGGAGGTATAAGGATTAAAAATACAGTTTGAAACTGAAATATAAAAACCCTCGCGTCTTAGCGGTTAATCTTACCACAAAGGCGCGAGGGCGTTAACGGGTGCTGGAGGTAAGTTATTTTCGGGAAATGGCTTTTTCCGCTGCTGTGACGATATCGCTGATATCCAGTCCGTATTTTTTCATTAGTTCTTTTGGCGTTCCACTTTCACCAAATGTATCCTGTGTTCCGATGAACTCAATGGGAACAGGTATGTGTTTAGCGGCAACCTGTGCAATGGCATCACCCAATCCGCCAATGACATTGTGTTCTTCAGCGGTAACGGCGCATTTGGTCTTTTTCAGCGAAGCGATCACTGCTGCTTCATCCAATGGTT from Chitinophagales bacterium carries:
- a CDS encoding MBL fold metallo-hydrolase, coding for MRIISLAEGNFTIDKSKLFVPFHPDEHDLQSRPTGSLLVEVQPFVVVTEKDVLLLDTGLGFEKNGRLQLHANLEAVGISPSQVTKVLMTHLHKDHAGGLTNEDKLSSRYHLNFPDATHYIHEREMEFAFEKGFPSYIPAELEELRGSDKVVLLKEDSGFIDGYIEYRLTGAHSPFHQVFWIREEEETIFFGGDDAPQLQQMKHRFVAKYDHNGKLAAELRKQWWEEGREKGWRFLFYHDIRAAVWSGENM
- a CDS encoding sigma-70 family RNA polymerase sigma factor encodes the protein MPLPNPSDTELLEQFRDPATREKAYTAIIRKYQEKLYWHLRRMVVNHDDANDVLQNVLIRVWNGLEKFREDSQLYTWLYRVATNECLTYLEQQKKRASVSLSEVETGLENKIRAEQNFDANKLEWRLQLAIQQLPEKQRIVFQLRYYDEMPYEEMSRVLETSEGALKASYHHAVKKIEDYIKNH